In Gigantopelta aegis isolate Gae_Host chromosome 14, Gae_host_genome, whole genome shotgun sequence, the following proteins share a genomic window:
- the LOC121389151 gene encoding transmembrane protein with metallophosphoesterase domain-like, whose product MAALLGKRFFAAVILIISVILGELYVLTLRWETKAIIFRAHYVLLIETVLLILSSFVWRNFRTLFKSNVCAHDQSHVAESQIHDHADFIDNKHLKHNSHRHSDVKIVDNRASGINGTVLHKDWHVWKKVLFCYLFLCHISYFTNLLFIGKDPYLMVMICYGALGSLFQLVTGMCFIKLVGFLNKYILKRHFCLSTKYKLTLAVVYSLLASSYGLYNATLPPTIKTVPISVKGLPENLEGLTIVQLSDIHLGPTVGRHKMQQIVDLVNQLNADILVLTGDLVDGSVARLKQAAEPLINIQAKHGKYFISGNHEYYTGDVDNWFDYLRTLGFTVLHNSNVKLPSNIDARQQICLAGTDDLQAEKIGYGNHGMHLEKALGTCLPNQPAILLAHQPKAAKIALDSKYRVDLVISGHTHGGQMFPFMIPAYLINPFYAGLYKYGKDSHVYVSMGTQYWGIPMRILTTMEITQLIMTRKILK is encoded by the exons ATGGCGGCGTTATTAGGGAAAAGGTTTTTTGCTGCTGTTATTCTCATAATTTCAGTCATTTTGGGTGAATTGTATGTGCTGACACTACGTTGGGAAACTAAAGCGATTATTTTTAGGGCACATTATGTACTTTTGATTGAAACGGTTCTTCTAATATTGTCTAGTTTTGTCTGGAGAAACTTTCGAACTTTATTCAAATCGAATGTCTGCGCACATGACCAGTCACATGTCGCAGAGAGTCAGATTCATGATCATGCTGACTTTAttgataataaacatttaaaacataactCCCACAGACATTCAGATGTTAAGATAGTTGATAACAGAGCCAGTGGAATTAATGGAACTGTTTTACATAAAGACTGGCATGTTTGGAAAAAAGTTCTTTTTTGTTACTTGTTTTTATGTCACATTAGTTATTTCACAAATCTTCTGTTTATTGGAAAAGATCCATATTTAATGGTAATGATATGCTATGGTGCTCTTGGGTCACTGTTCCAACTTGTAACAGGAATGTGTTTCATTAAATTAGtaggatttttaaataaatatattttaaaaagacatttttgtCTTTCTACAAAGTACAAATTAACATTAGCTGTCGTGTATTCATTATTGGCCTCGAGCTATGGCCTGTACAATGCAACTTTACCACCCACCATTAAGACTGTGCCCATTTCAGTGAAAGGATTGCCAGAGAATTTGGAAGGATTAACAATTGTCCAGTTGTCTGATATACATCTTGGACCAACTGTTGGTCGACACAAGATGCAGCAAATTGTTGACCTTGTCAACCAATTAAATGCAG atattttggtGTTGACTGGTGATCTTGTGGATGGAAGTGTGGCCCGACTAAAGCAAGCAGCAGAaccattaataaatatacaggcGAAGCATGGGAAATACTTTATTTCTG GAAATCATGAATACTACACTGGTGATGTGGATAACTGGTTTGATTACCTGAGGACACttggtttcactgtactacaCAACTCCAACGTTAAACTGCCCAGTAACATCGATGCCCGGCAACAGATTTGTCTTGCAGGCACTGACGACTTGCAAGCAGAAAAAATTGG GTACGGCAATCATGGAATGCATTTGGAAAAAGCATTAGGAACATGTCTTCCCAATCAGCCAGCCATTTTACTTGCCCATCAGCCCAAGGCTGCCAAAATTGCTTTGGACTCAAAATACAGAGTTGACCTGGTTATTTCAG gtCATACACATGGGGGACAGATGTTTCCTTTTATGATTCCTGCATATCTGATCAACCCATTCTACGCAGGACTTTACAAGTATGGTAAAGACAGCCATGTTTATGTTTCCATGGGAACACAGTATTGGGGAATTCCAATGAGGATTCTTACTACAATGGAAATCACACAGCTTATCATGACCAGGAAAATACTCAAGTAA